CGGGCCTTGTTCGGCCTGTCATCACCGCCGGTGCAGAACCGCGATCTCACCGGCCTTGCCGAGATGATCCTGTCGCGCCGCGGCGAAGTCTCCGGCGCCATTCTTGCCGAAGCGTTCCTCGAAGCCTATCGCCAGGCAAGCGCCCCGGACCGTGACATCTTCATGCGCGCGCTGCTGGATCGTTTCGGCCCCGACCGCACGGCCCTGGATGCCGCGGCCGCCGCCTATAGTGCCGACCCCAGCGCGGAGAATATTGCAAGGCTGCACGAGGCGGCCGAGCCGCGCCGGCAGGAGCTTTTCCGGCGCATCAATTTCGCCAAGCGCGGCACCGCGACGCTGGTCGAGATGCGCGAACATCTGATGGACATGCTGTCCAAGGAACCGGCGTTGCAGCCGGTCGACCTCGACTTCTGCCATCTCTTCTCCTCATGGTTCAACCGGGGCTTCCTGATGTTGCGATCGATCGACTGGACCACGCCCGCCAATATCCTGGAGGCGCTGATCCGCTATGAAGCCGTGCATGATATCGACGGCTGGGACGATCTGCGCCGGCGATTGGCGCCGGCCGACCGCCGTTGCTTCGGCTTCTTTCACCCGCAATTGGAAGACGAGCCGCTGATCTTCGTCGAGGTGGCGCTGACCGACCATCTGCCCGCCTCGGTCGACGCGCTCCTCGCCCGCGACCGTCAGCCGCTGGACGTGCAGCAGGCGACGACGGCGGTGTTTTATTCGATTTCCAACTGCCAGCGCGGCCTGGCCGGCATTTCGCTCGGCAACTTCCTCATCAAACAGGTGGTGAACGATCTGAAGCGCGACCTTCCGCGGCTCGAGAATTTCGTGACACTATCCCCCATCCCGGGCTTCGGTGCCTGGCTGCGCGGCGAAAGCCGCGCGACCGACAGCGAAGAAATCAGCCAAGAAAAGCAGCGGCTTATCGCCAGGCTTGAAGGTGATTGGGCATCTGCCGGCGAGCACGAACTCGACCAGATCCAGCGCGCCATGCTGCCGCTCGGGGCGCATTACCTGTTGAACGTCCGGCGAGGCAATGGCCGCCCGGTCGATCCGGTGGCGCGGTTCCATCTTGGCAACGGCGCGCAGGCCGAACGGCTCAATTTCCTCGGCGACCGATCGCCGAAGGGCATGCGCCAGTCATACGGCCTGATGGTCAACTATCGCTACCGGCTCGGCGAAATTGAGAAGAACCACGAGGCTTACGCCGAAAACGGCCATATCGCAGCCACGCCGGCGCTGCGCAAACTGGCCCAACCGGTTTCCCAGGAGGTGTTTTAATGGCTGGTAATCTCTATGACGCGCTGCTCGGCGGCATCGAGCGGGAGGATCGGCTGCTCCTGACGGACGAAACGGTCGGCGCGATGAGCTACCGAGCCTTTGCCGATCACTGCGCGCGGCTTGCCGGAGCCCTTCTCGAAGCTGGCCTGCAGCCGGGCGACCGGGTCGCCGTCCAGGCGGAAAAGTCGGTCGCGGCACTGGCGCTGTATCTCGCGACGGTCAGGGCAGGCGGCATCTACCTGCCGCTCAACATCGCCTATACACCGGCGGAGATCGAATATTTCCTCACCGACGCCGAGCCCTCGATCTTCGTCTGCGATCCCTCGAAACTCGAGGCGCTGCAGCCGATCGCCAAGGCGGCCGGCGCGAAGATCCTGACGCTCGATCCCGCGGGGAAGGGGACTTTGACGGACGCGGTCGCCATTGCCAAGCCGATTGCCGAAACCTCGGCGCGGGGGAGGCGCGGATATCGCCGCGATCCTTTACACGTCCGGCACGACGGGGCGTTCCAAGGGTGCCATGCTCAGCCACGACAATCTCCTGTCGAACGCCATGTCGCTGGTGGACAGCTGGCGTTTTTCAGACAAGGACGTGCTGATCCACGCCCTGCCGATCTTCCACACGCACGGGCTTTTCGTCGCCACCAATGTCGTGCTCGCCTCGCGCGCCTCGATGATTTTCCAGGTGAAATTCGACCCGAACAAGATCATGGAGGCGATGCCGAAGGCGACCGTGCTGATGGGCGTGCCGACCTTCTATACCCGCCTGCTGCAGCACTCGGGGCTCGACAGGCACAGCACCGCCCATATGCGCCTCTTCGTTTCCGGGTCCGCGCCGCTTCTTGCCGAAACCCACGCGGAATGGCAGGCGCGCACCGGTCACGCCATCCTCGAGCGCTACGGCATGACCGAGACCAACATGAACACCTCGAACCCCTATGACGGCCGGCGTGTCGCCGGCACGGTCGGTTTCCCGCTGCCGGGCGTCGAGGTGCGGATCGCCGGCCCGGAAACAGGTGCCTCCCTCGGCACGGAAGAGATCGGCATGATCGAGGTGCGCGGCCCGAACGTGTTTTCGGGTTACTGGCGCATGCCGGAAAAGACCGCCGCGGAATTCCGCAAGGACGGCTTCTTCATCACCGGCGATCTCGGCAAGGTGGATACCGACGGTTATCTGCATATCGTCGGCCGCGGCAAGGACCTCATCATCACCGGCGGCTACAATGTATACCCGAAAGAGGTGGAGATGGAGATCGACGCCATGCCGGGCGTCGCCGAAAGTGCCGTCTTCGGTGTCAACCATCCGGATTTCGGCGAAGGCATCATCGCCGCGATCGTCCTGAAATCAGGTGCCCAACTGACCGAACAGGAGGTCATCAAGGCGCTCGACGGCCGTCTGGCCGGCTATAAACGCCCGAAAAAGGTGGCCTTCATGGCCGAACTGCCGCGAAACACGATGGGCAAGGTCCAGAAGAATATACTTCGCGATCGGTTTTCCGGAGTTTTCGAGCCTGCGGTGGCTGTAAAATAGGCGATAGAAATTTTAGGACTTGACGGCTGATGTATACGAGTGGACTATTAATTGCATACGAGCACGGATCATTTCGGGAGGAAATGGGATGTTGCAACAGGGAAAGCCGCAGAGCGCTCAGCCGCTCGTCACCGTCCACAACCCGATGGGTTATCCGCCGAAGGTCAGCCGCAAGCAGCCGGCCAATCGGCCCGCCAGCCTCGACGGCAAGGTCGTCTATCTCGTCGACAGCCGCTTTGACGATTCCGTCGAGCTCCTGAAGGAGGTCGAGGCCTGGTTTGCACGCAACATGCCCTCCGTCGATGTACGGATCCGCCAGATGGCGAACACCTATTCCAAGGATGATCCGCAGCTCTGGGAAGAGATCAAGACGAACGGCCATGCCGCGGTTATCGGCGTCGGCCATTGCAGCACGTGCGCACCAGCCGTCACCACCCACGCGATCACGCTCGAAACCAAATACGGGGTGCCGACCGCGGCGATCCATACCGAAAAGTTCGACAAGGTGGTCCGCTCCGTCGCCAAGATGGGCGGCCTCTCGCAGCAACCGCTGGTCTTCGTGCCGCAGCCGGTGATGGGCAAGACGCCGGAAGAGCTGCGCGCCTATGTGGAAGGCATCGATCCGATCAGCGGCAAGCTGGTGATGAAGGAAATCATCGAGGCGCTGACCGTCGGCCTCTCGGCAGGTGCCGAGGATACGCAATTCGAGCGCAGCACGCCGCGCCTGATTGAGCCGGACACGG
This genomic window from Neorhizobium galegae contains:
- a CDS encoding malonyl-CoA decarboxylase; protein product: MSSRDPVFGWWDAPPFIGELIQSLSGRGRALFGLSSPPVQNRDLTGLAEMILSRRGEVSGAILAEAFLEAYRQASAPDRDIFMRALLDRFGPDRTALDAAAAAYSADPSAENIARLHEAAEPRRQELFRRINFAKRGTATLVEMREHLMDMLSKEPALQPVDLDFCHLFSSWFNRGFLMLRSIDWTTPANILEALIRYEAVHDIDGWDDLRRRLAPADRRCFGFFHPQLEDEPLIFVEVALTDHLPASVDALLARDRQPLDVQQATTAVFYSISNCQRGLAGISLGNFLIKQVVNDLKRDLPRLENFVTLSPIPGFGAWLRGESRATDSEEISQEKQRLIARLEGDWASAGEHELDQIQRAMLPLGAHYLLNVRRGNGRPVDPVARFHLGNGAQAERLNFLGDRSPKGMRQSYGLMVNYRYRLGEIEKNHEAYAENGHIAATPALRKLAQPVSQEVF